GCCTTTGATACTATGTTATTGGAACATAATTATATATCCCAAGAGCACTAGGCGTCACAAAACCAATATATCCTCCAACAAAGAAGATCATGATCATAAGATTGATTAGGAGAAGTATAATTTGTGTTGCATTGAGAATAATATACCCTGTagattgatttttatatgaattATATGTATCTAGCTAGTAGTTGCCGTAGGAAACAGGTATCCATGGCTGACTCTGAAAATTCTTCCACcacaaatatataaattattccCCACAAAATTCTGCTATCCCACCCGGCCTCCATAGCTAGCTCCTCTCACCCACCATGTTACACTCAAACATACTCGAGAAAACTACCTCTTATGGAAAATACAAATTCTTCTCGTGATATcattgttagagaatatattacCTATATTATAAGGAAATATAGTAAAATAATATTGTACTCACGTACCTTTTATaagattgattataattaagttTGATGGTACCGTCTCTCTActctttcatattttatatatgttttttcatAGTATCAAAGCTTTCCTACTTGGGTTTCTACGGTTTGAATCATGCtagaaaatttattttcctcTCAACTCAAAGCGGATCTGTTTtcaactagctagctagctacacTATGTAAACAGTATTTACTGAAAATGGGTTAATTAAATACGATCAAGTAAAAATGGGTTTAGAGCTTGCCCTGAATAGTCTTTGAACCAATCAAAACAGTGAGCAATATTGTCAAGAAGCACGTTTATGTACATCGATCAAATGTGTAGAAGCTGGTATATATCTTTCCAATAGCTAGCCCGGCCCTAGCTATGAAGATGGAggatatatatatggataatgGATCCGAATCTTCTCCAGCTAGCCCCTCTTCCCCGACCACACAATCTATGTACTTTAGTATCAACTTCCCAAAACAAATATTAATGCATATACTCTACAGTCCGAATCATCAAACTGTCGACATGCATTGATGTCACATCATCTCTTACAATTATTACATATGTATAAATTTTCTCTTCTCTAAAGTCCATGTACAATCAAACCATCATGCATGCGCACTGTGTCATGTCTTAAGAACATTATGATTAAGGTTGCATTAGTTGCAACGAGAATTTACATAGTAGGTAAGCTATCAGCCTATCACAGTATAATTTAGTTACCATTATCTTTAAAGCTCAACGAATTAGATCAAAATGGAGCACACTCAAAGGCCCCCTTTGTTTGAATACATCTATATTTGGTCACATTAAGACATTGTCAATGGTCATACAGCCAATTTGTCAATGAGAAATGCTTCAAAGTCTGTTTGTAAATGATGAAAGCCTATGTTTACGGAGAAGACAGGAGTGTGCAGGTCGAAAGGCATGTAAAGTagtttcataattttcattaaGAAAAGCAAAAAGGTTTTTGGATCTCTCACAGTCACATACATTAATGGGGCGACGATTTTTGGATAAGGTTTTTGATCATGCatgtgtaaaaaattaaatttatgtgaaatataaaataagagaagaatAGTAAAGTTGGCAAACTTTTTATACAGCCTGTAAGCCCAAtttgaactcaatacaaaattagcagATTAGAGTTGATGGCtctaatctatttaattaaatgactcGAGTTagggttgacttatatagtcttctACCCATGCTCCAACACGACCTGAAGCCGATACGTGAACTCGAATTACCACTTTTAAGCAAAAGtatgaaaagaaaggaaaaacaataaatttaggACGGTTTGGTCTTAGAGGCCTAGTTACGCCCACCAATGATAAGAGTGAACCGAACCTTAGGAATAGGGTTTTGGTTTGAACTTCAGCACCCATTAGaaagatataaaatttgagcTTGGCGGGTTGGAATGAATCTTTGGACTTATGCCCAACGTAGCTCGATTCAGATCTAAAAGACTAAGGATTCAATTTTGTTAGgattttatagacaaaaaatgcgattttaaactaaatcgtttgggattacattttttaaaaattgcgatttgaaaacgcagattttttgcgttttcaaatcgcgtGCAATGTTGTGCTTTTTcgaaaacacagaattttagagattaaactgtgattttaaaaaccaaactGCGAGTTTTCAAAatgtttaattgcgtttttaaaaatcatgtttttaaatcacacatttttaaatccatattaataaattgcaaacccaaacaaattcTAAGATGAGCCCCTGTCTTCGGCCGAAGTTGCCTCAGACCTTGGGCAGTTGGGCTGAGTTTCATTTCGTACCTTCCTCAAATTGTTTATTTGATCATTTTAACCTTTACTAATTTGTGATGATCGAGAACACGTGAGATATATTTGTCACATGTGTCTACAAGGTAGTATGATCCTATTTTTTTTCGTGCCTCTCGATCTAGAGCGTTCTTAGtagactcaccaaaataattttttttaaatattttggttAGCCAAATCACTAAAAACCACAAAAGTATCCTCCCCAATAGCCTCTCAAAAtggtgatttttgtttgatGAGTGAATAGTACTCACTAAGGTTGCTGAGTAATGTTCACTaaccaaaagaataaaatttatcttttccttttttatttccttttcacACTCAAACACAAACGTTCATTTCTATGTAGCATTGGACGAGAACTAGGAGTAGCACAAAGCATATGaacttttgaaaaatacaatcgttaagaaaaaaataaattttcaaaaatatgaccattaggaaaagataaattttgaaaaatatgaccgttaggataagacaaatatttagaaatattggaaaatgattcttgtacaacCCACTTACATGACTTCTACACAACTCAAGACATATTGGTAGGACCATACATGGATTTCACCAATATGTCTTGAGTTGTGTAGAAATTGTATAAGTGAGTTGTGTGCAACAAACACATCCTATATATATCGGTGACCGGCATGATAATTACGTGCGTTGTCAGGTCAACTTTCTTATCGGAgctttgttatatatatagacaaataATGATGATATGCATGATTAAACATGTTCTAATTAATTACCTCTGTCATGATCGGATAAGACTACCGTTGTGGAAAAAGTCCAAGCAAACAAATATATACCATGTAATGGAGCATTTGTGCATTAATGTTATGATTAGATACAAGCCTAATTGATGATTGATCCTTGCATCCAAGCTGCGGTGGAACGGATAAAATGGAATCACAAAGATTAACGtagaaattaatccaaaattcCCGTCGAATTTGATGGAAGCTAAGGGAATATTGCCGCTTTCCCATCTAATGTAACATTGGAAATTACCAGAAACACAAGCACATTGCTCTTGCCATCACCAAACAGCCGCAACTCCAACAGTAGCAATAGCTAGCAACAGCAATGGACTCCAACCCACACCACTCGATCCCAATTCCTTGCCCCACTGCATGCCCCAATAATTAATGCCAATCCCTTAAAGAGGGCCGTGGAACTATCTTAGTAATTGGGTTTTTTTGACCATTCAAaaggttaaattttttttttttttaataaaagtatcATTTTTGACCATTCAAAAGTTTAACGATGACTTTTTGCACTAGTAAATTGTCAGATGATTTAGCTTTTTAGAGTTGTACATGTTTatagtaattaaaatagaaaatatttatggtattcgtttatatatatatatatatatatatatatatatatatatatatatatatatatatatatatattttttgtatacaATTAGGTGTAGCATATGacttaatataaaattaagtttaagaTTTAACTGTTTTTACTTTAGATAAACGCGCAGGCATATAAAAGAGATTTACccctaattaaaaattcaaaagaggGTTGAGATTGGGCTAGAGATGGATTGATGGTATCGAGCCCTTGACCAAATGCACCATTCAAGAAAAACTCAGCTTTCACAAATTTCAGGTTTAGTACAAATTGAATCAGGTGACGTAGTACAGTGGCTTGATATGGTCCGCACTTAGGTCCACAATCTACTGATTGAGTtgtaaactgaaaaaaaaaaaaaaaacaaaaaaaaaaatagaaaacaaagggagagagagaaagcccCTCAAGAAAGATGGGCAAGCTATAGCTAGCCTTGTAAGAAAAACACTATCAACATGCACCTTGGCCTTGGGTATATGGGTGTGCCTTGTAAACATTTTAGTGgtggaatatttttttaaaaaaaataataagaagaagtaattgatgtgatataaagtagatataaatttttaattttttttatgaaaaagtgaaaaaaaaaatggttaaaaagtaattgatatgatataaaaagtgtagaAAATTGTTAAAGAGTAATTGATATGATATGTAATGTGGAATATTTTAGAGTTgactttttcaagaaaaaaatggagTAATTTGCCAAGTATAACCCATGGTTATCGGGAACTTACAAGACAAGATTACCAATACATGGGTATGATACTCGAAGTATtttcaagaagaagaatgataAGACAATATGGTGATCGAACGAATGCCATAACCACTTTAGATTATGGTCAATGAAAATCACACATATATAATAGATggtccatttaaaaaaaaaaaaaaaaaaaaaaatcacaaatctcaTTCTCACATCATCCTTGTTTAATTTTAGGGATGTCACTACCCCATGCATGTAAGTGACGCGGGCAATAGGCTTTCACAGTAAGCCGGCAATTCAAGCGatctctcaaatttttttgggtaTAACAATTTTAACCACTTGTCATATTTTGAATATGGTGCCacattcaaattaaaaagaCTAATTAAGAATCTCAAAGTTATGTTGGGGCCATATTTGGATTTAGGCTCGGGTTAGTAATTAGTAGCTAGGGAGAGTCGTACCCAGCACGCACTCACATCGATCGGATAGATTGACGGCTACTAAGGTGTTGTGGCTTGAAATCAAATCGGTTAGTGTATGAAGAGGAATGATACTACTCCTTTTAGAGTCATTCTGTGGTATTTCTATACTTAATAAAAACAGAAGAGAGAAATTAAgctgtagtttttctttattaaaaataaggtGCCATATCAGCATAGAAGGACCTAAAAAAGACAGTAGAAAGAGCTCTACCATTTATCGTGTACGAATTCTCCCAAGAAGGGACAAGAGGGCCCACACGAGCAATCGACAAATTTGTTAAATACAATTTTGCTTTATGAGGAAACTGTAGTCCAACACTGATATGGTTCAACAATAATATGGTTTAGGGGTATCGAGGTTCCGTATTGAAATGTTCGGCAGTGTTATGGTCCAGTAGTAAAGTGTACGTTCAGTAGTGTTACAAGGGAAATATTGCTTggtgtttggttataaaagttttaattcatatatatatattatatgaaatTCATTAAATATCGTAGCATTCAAGAGGCCCCAGggtaactattaaaaaaaaaacatataaaataaagaaagtaggGAATAAGTAAAGGGAAAGAGCATGCAACCCGGTGGTTATGCAGTTGGACAACAGTAACACCCTGCCCAAACATgtggcaatttttttaaatattaataataatttgctACTCGAGaccttttaaatattttaaatttatacatAATTAAATTAAGCATGCATACATGAACAAAGTGTTCCAAATATTCAATTTGTAAAGTgttcaaaaatatttaaaaatagaatGATGTCCTCGACCGTCCGATCAAACTTCAAAAGATCGCAACACAACTATCCTCAAACGTTCGATCAAACTTCAAACGATCAAAGCATGTACAGTTGTCCTCAAACTTTTGATCCTTGATGTCGAACGTTCGATGCAGAttgcattgaaattttttttagggttttaataTTTGTGTGCATGTGTATGTAACCCTATTTAAGGACGTATGATGAACCTTAAGTCCAATTTTCGTCCTTTTATCAGAAACCCTCAAaccttagagagagagagagagagagagagagagagagggcaaTCTTGGAGGTTTTGCTGCTCAAAGCTTGGAGAAGCTTCTACCTTGTCCTAGTGAGTTTGACCTCGACTCTTAATCCTCAATTCTATGCATGTTTTTACTGTCTATTTTTGTATCGATCTAAAGATGCTTTGTAGTTTTCTAGAGTTAAAAGTTCTTATTCTTACTTTGAGAGAGTAGAACCCTGCATCAGAACAATAGATTTTtgaagatttatttcttttaaataacaAATCGTACTTAAATACACATTACACCAAGTTTTAATGCACTTATTTCGGATTAATATCAAAGGATTAGGATTTGCAAGAAATGGATTAGAATCTTTATGTCTTAACGATACTTGTAACTCATGATCCTATTTAACATGTTACATAATGGATGATGATTGTTAGAGCTTCTAGCTAGGACTATAAAGAAATTTGGTTGAGTTTGCGATTAGGTTTTAATAAGagtttttaacaaatttatagATTATGGTTAGCATGGAACGTTCGACCCATGAGGACCGAACGATCGATAGATGCAAGTCAGAAAAGGATAATTAGAATTTTTAATGCATGATTAGGGTTTTATGTGTAAGACTATGGTTTCTAGCtagtgttgtatatatatatatttctctaatACTAGAGTATGAATTGTAGTGACGAGAGGATTAAGATGTCCAACATCTGAGGTAAGTAAATATAATGATTGTGAAACGGTTTATCAATTTTCATATGCAAACTTCATATTTTTTAGATTTACTATAATTCCTCTCCAAATGTAGAGTAACTGaaataaaggagaaaaaaaaaaaaaaaacaactgtatcctctctccctctctatgaTACAtgggcagagagagagagagagagagagagagagaaagagagagttcaGGAGGTGAGAGATACTGCACTATGTTCCGGGCTAGAGAAACATCAAAAGGTGGCAATGAGCACGGGTTTCTTGGCTTCGCGATGTGGTTCGCGGTTGGCGGCGAGCAGTCACTTGTTGGGTCTGCAACATGAGTTCATCACTCGGTTTGCAAGAGGGAGATcgagtaaaaaaagaaataattaaataatagatTAAgggtattatatgaatatttcgataaaagtggcatttttaagagaataatagcTAGACTAAgggtttttaagagaataatggtattataggaatatttcgataaaagtggcatttttgacacactttggtagtttgataggTCACATTAGTACACTTAAAAATTCATGAGGTTATTCTAAAATTTGTTGTTAGTCTAGGAggcctttttatatttttttttcatattttttctgTGTTTGTTTCCTTTACTCTTGGTTTAGTTGTTTGTGTTGCAATAATGTGTTATCtaccccaaaaataaaaaatttaaaaagacctTGACTCCAGCCTACACAAGCatctttattaattttgtaaaaGCTCTGCCCTACGCTTGATAGCTAGAACTCTAGGGTTGTGAAAAGTAATAATTTACTTCAACGAGAGgtgaaaattattaaattgatcCCTATTGTTTTGAGATTATGATAAATAACTTCTAAGAGTTTcaaaagagataaataactcTATTGTAAAAGAATTGTTTGAGTTAAATAATTATCCATCTTTCGGGTAGGAAAACACAGCAATAGCTCATTTCGAATAGGTAAAACCGTAAAACTGCACTCAGGATGGGAGAATTCCTTAGATTTAGAAATACGACTTTAAATAGAATACAGTATATAGGATGACACCTAAATTGATATATAAGAACTCCTAGCTAATTAATCCCaatactaattttaaaaaacctaATCTAATAATTCCAACTGAAAAACTAAACATATATATCTCATGCACCCTAATCTTATCCCTACAATTCTTCTCTATATAAGCTGGTAATGCATACATGCCTCAATCACTCACGTACCCACCCATGCCCCTAAGCTGCATACAATCACAAACAATGGCTAGCCTTTTCCTCCCCTCCTTTATCTTTCTTATTACAATGAAACTTGGCCAGGTGATGGCGGGTGCTCCCAACTGCGGACCAATTGTAGCCAATGATATTGACCGGATTCAATTTGCATTTAACCTTGAGTTCCTTGAAGCAGAGTTTTTCCTGTATGGTGCACTAGGTAGAGGACTCGACAGCATCGCTCCAACTTTTGCGGCCGGTGGTCCGCCTCCCATCGGTGCTAAGAAGGCCAATCTTGACCGTCGTGTTCGAAGGATCATTGAGGAATTTGCATATCAGGAAGTTGGTCATCTCAGGTcctatagaaatatatatatatatatatatatatatatatttgattttcaTTTACTTGATAATCAcctccatttttcttttatttaataaattgaagacaATTTTTCAGGGCTATAATTACAATAATAGGAGGAATTCCAAGGTCGCAATTGGATCTTAGCCCTCAGAGTTTTGCAAAACTATTTGATGCAGCAGTTGGTTTCAAATTAAATCCTCCATTCGACCCTTACTGTGACACAGTCAACTATCTCTTAGCATCTTATGCGATCCCTTATGTAGGACTCGTGGGTTATGTTGGCACCATTCCAAGCCTTGCAAATGAAACTTCTCGAAGTGTAAGAACctttcaaattaattttctaGAACCATAGTAAGGCTCTTTTTGTTTTGGCGTCAAATAtaaattttctgtgttttgAATGGGTCCTTTCGTGTCCTACCTGTCCGGGCAAGTGTTCAGGTACAGCCCAAAACTAACTCAGACAGGTAGATCCATTAGGGTTCCTCTCACAATTTctttaaaccatttttttaaaccaTGCAAATATAAATATCACTTATAACTAATCAATACTCTTGGTACGTAGTTGGTTGCGTCGCTTTTGGGCGTTGAGTCTGGACAGGATGCAGTTATAAGAACACTACTATATGAGAGAGCCACCCAGAAAGTGCTGCCATACAACTTGACCGTAGCCGAGTTTACTATCGGTATCTCTGCGCTCAGAAACAAGCTGGCCTCGTGTGGCAACAAAGACGAAGGCTTAGAAGTACCTCTATTTCTTGGAGCAGAAAATCGTACGGACAGCAACATTCTCTCCGCTGATTCTAATTCTCGTTCATATGCTCGGACGCCACCGGAGATCTTGAGGATAATATATGGAACTGGAAGTGAGTACAAACCTGGTGGGTTTTATCCTAATGGAGGAGGTGGGAACATCGCAAAGAGCTTTCTTGCATAAGCCTAGGAGCCACTCTACTCGAAGCTTTGAATGTTTATTATTGTATTATGGTGTACCAATAAAAAGACGGATGTAAATTACAATAAAATCAATGCTTGTAGTTTTTGTCAAATGCATTGGGCCATCAAGAAATGCCAATATCTTACACAAAATTGACATGTCTACCCATTCTTGGAAGAATTTTACAAGCATTAGTCTTGAAATCCATTTGTATTGTTGAAAACTATTGATTGTTCATTTGGAGTCATCAATTTGAGAATGGAATTGGGGCTTTGTCATCATGTATGTTGTCCGGATCATCGATTTGATTTTTGACGTACGGGAAGTGGACATTGTTTGTATAGTTTCCGTTATGATGTGAACAACACGTTCTTCAATGTTCTTCACACTTCTTAAGAATCttacaaaacaattaaaattaacaGACCCTTCTGGGGTCTCACTCTGATGCTtaaattttgagagaaaaatacGTTCAATAATCAAATGCTCAGcatggcctatttataggctgaatgATGAGAACCCTTACTGCTAAGGTTTCGTGTTCTTTGACTTAGGAGCGCCGTCAGAATCTGACTTAGACTCGGACTCTTTTATCTTCCAATTTGGGGAATCTTTCCTTAACAATCCCGAGATTTTCGGCAACAAATCTGGGATTGGTTTTTAATCCCAGATTTCTAAGAACTAGGTGGGATCCCAAGAGATCCGGATTGTGACTTCTACCTTAATTCAACTTGGAATAGGATTCTAATCCAGATTTTCTGGGATGCGGTTGATATCTAAGTTCTCGGGATATGCTTGTCCCGGTGTCCTGAGGCTTGGCTGACTAAGTTGACTCGCAGTCCCAAAATGTCTACATTCCTTAGACTCAATTAGAATTTACCTCATATTGCGTATTCTTGGCAATAGCTTTCCTAAGGATAACTACTCGGTGTCTATCTCCCAAGATATGACTACCCGAGAGTCCTGCCGTATCGGCTTTATGCCGCGAATTCTCTTTAGGCTTATACTAATATTGCACAATCACAAGCCTAACATGTGATAGTTAAACAAGGAGCCTGTCTCATATAAACAAGGGGATCGACTACCCAAATCGGATAAGAGCTCCCCTGCTTTGTCTCAACAAATTTAGCAACTTTAGCATCGGAAGCACATCCGCCGCCACCCTAGTAGTTTAATTCGATCTTTTTATCTTGCAAGTTATAAGTTGTCCAATTTAACTGTCCTCAAATCTTCTACCTTTGCACGGTCcaagaatattttatattaattctaAATTGTTTCCGTGTAAAATGGTACGTTAGTCAACTTAGTCGGGCATTTTGAAGTCGTTAGGCTTATCTAATCTTGAAAAAAGCCTATACTTAAACACTTTGAACGCTCGTTTTCATGGATACCACCATAAATTAATTTCTACGGTTATAATCAGGCTAAGTGCAAGAAAGAGAGAGGCAATGAGCTATCATTTTTGTTTCAGACAATTAAGTCTGTTAGGTGGAAGAAAAAAATCCAGACAAAAATGAAGTCTCAAACAATACAACATCAAAATTGAAAACCATGAACATGAGAAACAAGTCATCGAAGTTGATTGGATCACTTAAATTGTTtgattctttcaaattcaggCAATAAACCGCCTGATTTGTTCTGTAGGTGCCGTGAATGGATATCTCAACTGTGGCATGTTATTGCTGAATACATTAATTGGTACTGTAAAGCAATCTGTATGACTGGGCTATGGTTTACTGAATCaacgtttttttcttttggattacataagaattaattaaaataagagagaacTAATTACAAGAGTCCATCATATAGGTTGAGACGATTGCTTGCATcgtttgagttttgaaaattcaGTGAAATGTCATTATCAAATATTATACATGGACCATTGGAATGAAAtgactattattttatttggtaaGGACCTATTattaggaataactatttccatgggaataattattttcttacaaaGAGGCCGGAATAGCTATTTTTGAGGGAATAGacaacatttttcaataaaaaaccatatttttctttaatttctttcaaactaaattaatatatatatataggaacatGATGAATTTgtgggtggctggccacccagCCACAGATTAAATGcgttctggtttttttttttttttttttttgagtttttgaaaCATAAGAAATCATGTGGGTTTTTTTCCgtaattttggttcaattctAAATATAGTATATGTGTTGTTACCAatctaaaaaatatgaataactatttcattccaAGTAATAACTATTTATATTCCATTCTGCGTACCAAAGGAGGTCTACAAGAAATATCATAATTAGTGACGACATTATTAACGGCAAACTCAAAAGTTGTCACTCATAAATTCTTGTCAGCATCAAGTTTTTAAGGGAATATTAGTGGCGAAATTTGGTTTGTCACTGCTATTCGTTGCAAatgttagaaaaaaattaattttagcgTCGACAAAAAAGTCATCGCTGATATATTGTCGCTAATTAACCAGGCAGGAATTTTTTCCCGCACGGCTTTAAATGGGAACCTATTAGTGACGAGATGCTCCCATTAGCAACGACAAAAGTCAACTTTAATAATAACACATCAATGTCGACTATGGAGTTGACACTGATACCCTATCATTAACGCCAACATGCAAGAGTCGATGCTGACACATGGTTAATTATCAAAGTTGATAAGCAAGAGTTGACGTTGATACATGGTTATCGGTGTCGATTCTTGGGTCAACGCTAATGTTTTTATCAGCGTCAACTTTTGGCCACCACGTTTGGCCTAAGGATGGTTTCTTCTACACCCTATGGCAAGAGTGAGGGTGGTTTAGGGTTGGCCAAATAGGGGTGACCGAACCATCCCAAAGCCTTTAAAGGTGGTTTCGACTAGCTAGCTAACCCATTTTGCAAGTGGGGGGTGTTAGTGTCTGTTTTTTTGGTTATCTGGACAAGAATACCTAGGTTCAACTATGCCTTCATCGTTGTTGTTACACTTGCCTAGCCTCTTCTTGACCCCTAGAGATACGG
Above is a genomic segment from Alnus glutinosa chromosome 12, dhAlnGlut1.1, whole genome shotgun sequence containing:
- the LOC133883102 gene encoding ferritin-like catalase Nec2: MASLFLPSFIFLITMKLGQVMAGAPNCGPIVANDIDRIQFAFNLEFLEAEFFLYGALGRGLDSIAPTFAAGGPPPIGAKKANLDRRVRRIIEEFAYQEVGHLRAIITIIGGIPRSQLDLSPQSFAKLFDAAVGFKLNPPFDPYCDTVNYLLASYAIPYVGLVGYVGTIPSLANETSRSLVASLLGVESGQDAVIRTLLYERATQKVLPYNLTVAEFTIGISALRNKLASCGNKDEGLEVPLFLGAENRTDSNILSADSNSRSYARTPPEILRIIYGTGSEYKPGGFYPNGGGGNIAKSFLA